The proteins below come from a single Denticeps clupeoides chromosome 15, fDenClu1.1, whole genome shotgun sequence genomic window:
- the hikeshi gene encoding protein Hikeshi, translating to MFGCLVAGRLVQTDAQQVAGDKFVFSLPDYEHVNHVVVFMLGTVPFPAGMGGAVYFSFPDPGVGQVWQLLGFITNEKPSAIFKITGLKAGEGVAHPFGTMAAPPAPSMAQVGVSVESLDQLAQQTPVSSAAVSTVDSFTQFTQKMLDSLYNFTSSFALSQAQMTPNPSEMFVPVSSVIKWYDNFQRRMAQNPNFWKT from the exons GTCCAGACCGACGCGCAGCAGGTGGCCGGCGACAAGTTCGTGTTCAGCCTGCCCGACTACGAGCACGTCAACCACGTGGTGGTGTTCATGCTGGGGACCGTGCCGTTTCCGGCCGGGATGGGCGGTGCCGTCTACTTCTCCTTCCCAGACCCGGGTGTCGGCCAGGTGTGGCAGCTTCTGGGGTTCATAACCAATGAAAAGCCCAGTGCCATCTTCAAAATAACCGGCCTCAAAGCTG GCGAGGGCGTGGCACACCCTTTTGGGACGATGGCCGCGCCTCCGGCCCCTTCCATGGCTCAGGTGGGGGTTTCTGTTGAATCTCTGGACCAGCTGGCCCAGCAAACGCCTGTGTCGAGCGCAGCAGTTTCCACGGTGGACTCCTTCACGCAG TTCACCCAGAAGATGCTGGACAGCTTATACAACTTCACCTCCTCCTTCGCCCTGTCCCAGGCACAGATGACCCCGAATCCCTCAGAAATGTTCGTTCCTGTCAGCTCTGTTATCAAATG GTATGACAACTTTCAAAGGCGGATGGCACAGAATCCAAATTTTTGGAAGACATGA